The genomic segment GAGCCTGAGGGTTAGCGCAGCAGCCGCCGCCGAACTGGGCCGCCAGGCCGCGGTGGCCGGCACCCCGGGAATGATGCATCTCGATCTGATGGAGGGCAGTTGCGAGCGCTGGTCCATCCGTCTGCGGCCAGGCCACCTGGCGGGGCTGCCCGTGGCCCGCGCCGATGGCATCACGCTTTACGCCCCGGCAGAGCAGAGCGCCCTGCTCGCCGGCCTTAGCCTCGATTACCGGGGCGACCTCAGTGGTGGCGGCTTTCTGGTACGCCAGGGTGAGGGAGTGCGGTGCTGCGCATGCGGCAGCGCATTTAGCAGGATCGGATCGGGCCGCCAGGCGACCCAGTAAGGTGACGGATTGTGGAAATTGGTCGGTCGTCCGCCCAATGTTCACCGACCAGATACCGGCCTTCGATGCCCACTATTCAGCAGCTAATCCGTACAGAGCGCCAGAGTCTTACCCGTAAGACCAAGTCTCCCGCTCTCCGCGCATGCCCGGAGCGGCGTGGCGTGTGCACCCGCGTGTACACCTCCACCCCGAAAAAGCCCAACTCGGCCCTCC from the Cyanobium sp. WAJ14-Wanaka genome contains:
- a CDS encoding AIR synthase, giving the protein MPKGQSLRVSAAAAAELGRQAAVAGTPGMMHLDLMEGSCERWSIRLRPGHLAGLPVARADGITLYAPAEQSALLAGLSLDYRGDLSGGGFLVRQGEGVRCCACGSAFSRIGSGRQATQ